Within Deltaproteobacteria bacterium, the genomic segment TATTCTGTGAAATCGAAAGGATGAGTGCATATCTTACGGATTCAGGGAAAAACGTAAAACCCCGCCGCCCCCGCAGGCTAAATGGGCATGCCGTCCCTCTTTTTGAAAGGGCTGTAGACAACGCCGATCGGCCGATATTCGATCTTCGTGTCAGAAAACCGAGACATCCCCTTTCCCCTCCCTCACTATGTTTATTTCATCGTCAATGAGTGAAACCACGCTCGACGGCTCCGCAGGGATGATTCCAGAGTCCACCACGTAGGCGACACGGTCTCCGAGGGATTCGGCGATCTCCCGGGGATCGGACCATGTCGGGCCGTCTGCGATGCTCGCCGACGCGCTGATGAGGGGATTGCCAAGCCCTTTTACGATGGCCATGCAGACGGGATGGTCAGGGATACGGATCCCCACGGTCCGCCTCTTGGTGAGCATCATCTTGGGGACCTCCCGTGAGCCCGGGAGGATGAATGTATAGGGCCCAGGAAGATGGCGCTTGAGGATACGGTAGGCGAAGTTTGTGACTACGGCGTAGCGGCTGATGTCTGAAAGATCCGCGCAGACGAAGCTCAACGGGACGGATTTCGGAATAGCCTTGA encodes:
- a CDS encoding threonylcarbamoyl-AMP synthase; this encodes MLIEIDPARPNPRLVQKVVAALRDGAVIAYPTDTCYGIGCDIFSKSAIEKVYQIKAIPKSVPLSFVCADLSDISRYAVVTNFAYRILKRHLPGPYTFILPGSREVPKMMLTKRRTVGIRIPDHPVCMAIVKGLGNPLISASASIADGPTWSDPREIAESLGDRVAYVVDSGIIPAEPSSVVSLIDDEINIVREGKGDVSVF